The following are from one region of the Hemibagrus wyckioides isolate EC202008001 linkage group LG24, SWU_Hwy_1.0, whole genome shotgun sequence genome:
- the LOC131344760 gene encoding gap junction alpha-8 protein-like, translating into MSKGEWTFLEKRVDDSLEYSTSVGRVWLSVLFLFRVLILCTAAESAWDDEQEDFVCNTQQPGCEAMCYDKAFPVSHFRYFILQVVFVSMPTVLYFGYVALKKHKEKEEEKEDQHGREKERNGKECKIEMMPEENKDGKPRPKTNKLTGKVLVAYTVSIILKVLIEIGFIVGLWFLYGFVIQPKYECQRSPCPHTVDCFVSRPTEKTIFTIYTQVIAAVSVLLNVIELLHLLKMHITCNLEEKNQSQQQGIPRSTENTPEKPQSAKVRARTCQEKGKL; encoded by the coding sequence ATGTCCAAAGGTGAGTGGACATTTCTAGAAAAGCGGGTAGATGACAGCCTCGAGTACTCAACTAGTGTGGGACGCGTGTGGCTCAgtgttctttttctcttccgTGTCCTCATCTTATGTACTGCAGCTGAGTCTGCGTGGGATGATGAACAGGAAGATTTTGTCTGCAACACCCAACAGCCCGGCTGTGAGGCTATGTGCTATGACAAGGCTTTTCCTGTCTCTCATTTCCGCTACTTTATTCTGCAGGTCGTCTTTGTTTCCATGCCCACTGTTTTATATTTTGGCTACGTGGCCCTGAAGAAACAcaaggagaaagaagaggagaaagaggaccAGCAtggaagagagaaggaaagaaacggCAAAGAATGTAAGATAGAGATGATGCCAGAAGAGAATAAAGATGGGAAACCACGACCCAAGACAAATAAGCTCACGGGGAAGGTACTGGTTGCATATACTGTCAGCATCATCCTCAAGGTCCTAATTGAGATTGGCTTTATTGTCGGGTTGTGGTTCCTCTATGGATTTGTTATTCAACCCAAGTATGAATGCCAGCGAAGTCCCTGCCCCCACACGGTGGACTGTTTTGTCTCTCGGCCCACTGAAAAGACCATTTTCACTATATATACTCAGGTCATCGCTGCAGTCTCTGTGTTGCTCAATGTTATAGAGCTTTTACACCTTCTTAAGATGCACATTACATGTAACCTGGAGGAGAAGAACCAAAGTCAGCAGCAAGGGATCCCTCGAAGTACAGAGAACACTCCAGAAAAGCCGCAGTCAGCCAAGGTTCGGGCACGAACTTGCCAGGAAAAAGGCAAGCTCTAA